The Solibacillus daqui genome has a segment encoding these proteins:
- a CDS encoding methyl-accepting chemotaxis protein, producing the protein MNSLKTKMVVVFSVLILLMGGSIGFLVNQSSSKLVIQSISKQATKIGEYTLSQVDAEKYSEIVKDRKENDYFNQLQDKFEEISVANDLNYLYTMSREKTDSGYEYFYVITGDAVALGDIEENGAEYDKMVQTFETGQISEPEISSDDFGNLLSIYIPIKDKSGEVISVLGVDYNATDILNLEKKNGLKMVLLTGIFLIISIIIIFIFSKIVTKPLESLTKQAKKISEGDLSFQVKTEGKDEISALSRSFEKMVVDLREIIADINSTTVTMNDTTQELSQFVKTTEEASGNITQSMEETAIGIDKQSEEVNNILEMMSNMMTFLHEGVAQVKRTVENAKISTDTAQKGKESMREATVQLHELIKTVESATGTVQSLAKRSDEVGEIINVISDIANQTNLLALNAAIEAARAGENGKGFAVVADEVRKLAEQSQSAANKIIDLIESIQKETNETVVKMEQNLKAVQKQEQLIDQGDEALNVIVNMVGQTEKDTSQIEDVFNDIQKDSQKVLEALETISAVIEENTAVTEEVASASKDQSTVISRIVVNVHKVEGISKVLKNKVDKFKL; encoded by the coding sequence ATGAATAGCTTAAAAACAAAAATGGTAGTGGTGTTTTCTGTGTTAATTTTACTAATGGGGGGTTCTATTGGTTTTCTGGTTAATCAGTCCTCTTCTAAATTAGTCATTCAATCCATAAGTAAGCAAGCGACTAAAATAGGTGAATATACTCTTAGTCAAGTGGATGCAGAAAAATATAGTGAGATTGTAAAAGACAGAAAAGAAAACGATTATTTTAATCAATTACAAGACAAGTTTGAGGAAATAAGCGTAGCAAATGATTTGAATTATCTTTATACAATGAGCAGAGAGAAAACAGACAGTGGATATGAATATTTTTATGTTATTACAGGGGATGCGGTTGCTTTAGGTGATATTGAAGAAAACGGTGCAGAGTATGACAAGATGGTGCAAACTTTTGAGACAGGACAAATAAGTGAACCTGAAATATCCTCTGACGATTTCGGGAATTTACTTTCAATATACATACCAATTAAGGATAAATCCGGGGAAGTTATTAGTGTATTAGGCGTGGATTACAATGCAACAGATATTCTCAATTTAGAGAAAAAGAATGGTTTGAAAATGGTTCTACTTACAGGTATTTTTCTGATTATTAGTATAATTATTATTTTTATATTTTCTAAAATAGTCACTAAACCTTTAGAAAGTTTAACGAAGCAAGCAAAGAAAATTTCTGAAGGAGACTTAAGTTTCCAGGTAAAAACGGAAGGCAAGGATGAAATAAGTGCATTGTCACGTTCATTTGAAAAAATGGTTGTCGACCTAAGAGAAATTATTGCAGATATCAATTCAACAACAGTTACAATGAATGATACGACACAAGAGCTCAGCCAATTTGTGAAAACAACTGAAGAAGCTTCGGGTAATATTACACAATCAATGGAAGAAACAGCTATAGGAATTGATAAGCAATCCGAAGAAGTGAATAATATTTTAGAAATGATGTCAAATATGATGACATTTCTACATGAAGGAGTTGCCCAAGTAAAGAGAACTGTTGAAAATGCCAAAATTTCAACGGATACAGCACAAAAGGGTAAGGAATCAATGCGTGAGGCCACAGTTCAACTTCATGAGTTAATTAAAACTGTAGAATCTGCAACTGGAACGGTTCAAAGTTTAGCCAAGCGTTCCGATGAGGTAGGAGAAATTATTAATGTAATTTCTGACATTGCAAATCAAACGAATTTACTTGCTTTAAATGCAGCAATTGAAGCGGCAAGAGCAGGGGAAAATGGAAAAGGTTTTGCCGTTGTGGCAGATGAAGTTCGAAAACTGGCTGAGCAATCTCAATCAGCTGCCAATAAAATAATTGATTTAATTGAATCTATCCAAAAAGAGACGAATGAAACAGTGGTTAAGATGGAACAAAACTTGAAGGCTGTTCAAAAGCAAGAGCAATTGATTGACCAAGGAGACGAAGCCTTAAATGTGATTGTTAACATGGTAGGGCAAACGGAAAAAGATACGAGTCAGATTGAAGATGTCTTTAATGATATTCAAAAAGATTCTCAAAAAGTTTTAGAAGCCTTAGAAACTATCTCAGCTGTCATTGAAGAAAATACAGCGGTTACGGAGGAAGTAGCTTCAGCTTCAAAAGATCAATCCACTGTAATTAGCCGCATTGTCGTAAATGTGCATAAAGTTGAAGGGATATCTAAAGTTCTAAAAAATAAAGTAGATAAGTTTAAATTATAA
- a CDS encoding ribonuclease H-like domain-containing protein — translation MSYENKILQMKKMLGKKTETKQEKVKFLKPEAPSYTESWRQAGLELVENDFGVLFKREVHYPFIYQHGNYLLGELFTALKRWKSQGEDHPFAISEDEAIVFFDTETTGLKGAGTHIFLLGFLESDDEGFTLTQYVLADPSNEAALLFESKMWQRNVTIVSYNGKSFDWPQLHVRWTLNQQHIPKLKEQRQVDLLHSSKRLWKDDLSRMKLTQVEQDKLGFYRKGDIPGHLAPIIYFDAVKSGNAETLMKVLVHNEWDLLSLITLYIHSTNLLLDTITTESATTYTNIGKWFGDLKQRQTSADILKAVTAHFDSTETGFAHFYLAYELKREGEYELAIEAFQSALSTIPDKKQLQAYEQLAMLFEHKMKDYAQAFIYSKKGRELIEDIAFEKQTQYEKQQQSWQKRLQRIATKNQNK, via the coding sequence ATGTCATATGAAAATAAAATCTTACAAATGAAAAAAATGCTTGGTAAAAAAACAGAAACGAAACAGGAAAAGGTGAAGTTTTTAAAGCCCGAAGCACCAAGTTATACAGAGTCTTGGCGACAAGCTGGACTTGAGCTAGTAGAAAATGATTTTGGTGTACTCTTCAAACGAGAGGTACATTACCCATTTATATACCAACACGGCAATTATCTTCTTGGGGAACTATTTACGGCGTTAAAACGTTGGAAATCGCAGGGGGAGGATCATCCGTTTGCCATTTCGGAGGACGAGGCGATTGTTTTTTTTGATACTGAAACAACAGGTCTAAAAGGTGCGGGTACGCATATCTTTTTATTAGGTTTTTTAGAGTCAGATGATGAAGGCTTTACATTGACGCAATATGTATTAGCAGATCCATCAAATGAGGCTGCACTGCTTTTCGAATCGAAAATGTGGCAGCGTAATGTGACGATTGTGTCGTATAATGGCAAAAGTTTTGACTGGCCACAGCTGCATGTACGCTGGACATTGAATCAGCAACATATTCCTAAATTAAAAGAACAGCGCCAAGTCGATTTACTGCATAGCTCGAAGCGTTTATGGAAAGACGACTTGTCGCGCATGAAGCTAACGCAAGTAGAGCAGGATAAGCTCGGTTTTTATCGAAAAGGGGATATTCCTGGTCATTTAGCGCCGATTATTTATTTCGATGCGGTGAAAAGTGGAAATGCAGAAACGTTAATGAAGGTGCTAGTTCATAATGAATGGGACTTATTATCGCTAATTACACTCTATATTCATTCGACGAATTTATTGCTAGATACGATCACAACAGAATCGGCGACAACCTATACGAATATTGGGAAATGGTTCGGTGATTTAAAGCAACGTCAAACGAGCGCGGACATTTTAAAGGCTGTTACAGCACATTTTGACTCTACTGAAACAGGGTTTGCGCATTTTTATTTAGCGTATGAATTAAAGCGTGAAGGCGAGTATGAGCTGGCTATTGAAGCGTTTCAATCAGCATTGTCAACAATCCCTGACAAAAAACAATTGCAAGCATATGAACAACTTGCAATGCTTTTTGAGCACAAAATGAAGGATTATGCCCAAGCCTTTATCTATTCAAAAAAGGGGCGCGAACTAATTGAGGATATTGCTTTTGAGAAACAGACACAATATGAAAAACAACAACAAAGCTGGCAAAAAAGATTACAACGTATAGCTACAAAGAATCAAAATAAATAA
- the gpsB gene encoding cell division regulator GpsB has product MDIKLTADNILEKEFKKSMKGYNIDEVDQFLDAIREDYDAFTAKIAALEEENARLKQEVATPSRKTVATPSPISTNNTNFDILKRLSNLEKHVFGSKLYE; this is encoded by the coding sequence ATGGATATTAAATTAACAGCTGACAATATATTAGAAAAAGAATTTAAAAAAAGTATGAAGGGCTATAATATAGATGAGGTCGACCAATTTTTAGATGCTATTCGCGAAGATTATGACGCCTTTACAGCGAAAATTGCGGCACTTGAAGAAGAAAATGCACGCTTAAAGCAGGAAGTAGCAACTCCAAGTCGTAAAACGGTGGCAACACCATCGCCAATAAGCACAAACAATACAAATTTTGACATTTTAAAACGACTGTCGAATTTAGAAAAACATGTATTTGGAAGTAAACTATACGAATAG
- a CDS encoding putative bifunctional diguanylate cyclase/phosphodiesterase, producing the protein MSDLSAVQELTLSQYPKNLIEQVFANIADGIMITDRHKKIVTVNAAFEIVTGYTSEEVRGKKPSVIQSGIHDRTFYVNMWSRIDEEGMWQGEIWNRRKTGELYPEWLKILAIKSEEGEITNYCAIFTDLSERKVVEDELAKRSLYDSLTDVCNRFAFIDRMKTLLEVSDNKVQRIQHAVFFLDLDRFKQVNDTLGHTIGDLLLVEVSKRLKSLLKNKDILARFGGDEFVVTLSNIKHPREAAQFAERVIHAFEQPIRIQDQDMYVSTSIGISIYPEDGTSTEMLINRAVKAMTFSKESGRNCFSFYFEELKTDSNRVLALDGELRKAIEKREFTLAFQPKICVKTQNIIGLEALVRWKSEKLGFVSPAEFIEYAEESGLIIPLSEIIFELACEGYHKLVAAGYPKVPIAINVSSIHFQQQSFLESMQTILERNNTSAQSFEIEVTERTVMNTAQETISKLVKLKQLGFKLSIDDFGTGYSSLSYLVRFPLDVLKIDRSFIQHICSLDDKQAIVDAIIQMAHRLQIKVVAEGVENVQQVELLRSMGCDFIQGYYYSKPLPMDELIDFIHFWEVEHQGRI; encoded by the coding sequence ATGTCAGATTTATCAGCTGTACAAGAGCTAACATTATCGCAGTATCCGAAAAATCTTATTGAACAAGTATTTGCTAATATTGCGGATGGTATCATGATTACGGATCGACATAAAAAAATCGTAACAGTAAATGCAGCATTTGAAATTGTAACAGGGTATACAAGTGAAGAGGTACGAGGGAAAAAACCTTCAGTCATACAATCGGGTATACATGATCGAACGTTTTATGTGAACATGTGGAGCCGAATTGACGAAGAGGGCATGTGGCAAGGTGAAATTTGGAACCGACGTAAAACTGGAGAACTTTACCCGGAATGGTTGAAGATTTTAGCCATCAAGTCTGAAGAAGGTGAAATTACAAACTACTGTGCGATTTTTACGGATTTGTCGGAACGTAAAGTCGTAGAAGATGAATTAGCAAAACGATCGTTATATGATTCATTAACAGATGTTTGTAATCGTTTTGCTTTTATCGATCGTATGAAAACGCTATTAGAAGTATCCGATAACAAAGTACAACGAATTCAGCATGCCGTATTTTTTTTAGATTTGGATCGATTCAAGCAAGTGAATGATACACTTGGTCATACTATAGGTGATTTATTGCTAGTAGAAGTGTCAAAGCGTTTAAAAAGCTTATTAAAAAATAAAGATATTTTAGCTCGTTTTGGCGGCGATGAATTTGTTGTTACGTTATCGAATATTAAGCATCCTCGTGAAGCAGCGCAATTTGCCGAACGTGTAATTCATGCATTTGAGCAACCGATACGCATTCAAGATCAAGATATGTATGTGTCTACGAGCATCGGAATTAGTATTTATCCTGAAGATGGCACATCAACGGAAATGTTAATTAACCGTGCTGTCAAGGCAATGACTTTCTCAAAGGAAAGTGGGCGTAATTGTTTCTCGTTTTATTTTGAAGAATTAAAAACGGATTCAAATCGTGTGTTAGCGTTAGATGGTGAGCTACGTAAGGCAATTGAAAAACGTGAATTTACTTTAGCATTTCAGCCGAAAATTTGTGTAAAAACACAAAATATTATTGGTTTAGAGGCGCTAGTACGATGGAAGAGTGAAAAATTGGGCTTTGTGTCACCTGCAGAATTTATTGAGTATGCGGAAGAATCGGGTTTAATCATTCCGCTTAGCGAAATTATTTTTGAATTGGCATGTGAAGGGTATCATAAGCTTGTAGCGGCAGGATATCCGAAAGTACCAATTGCAATTAATGTATCGAGCATACATTTCCAGCAACAAAGCTTTTTAGAGTCGATGCAAACCATATTAGAGCGTAATAATACATCGGCACAAAGTTTTGAAATAGAAGTGACAGAGCGCACAGTGATGAATACTGCACAAGAAACGATTAGTAAACTCGTGAAGCTAAAGCAACTTGGGTTTAAATTATCAATTGATGACTTTGGGACAGGCTATTCTTCACTAAGTTATTTAGTACGATTCCCGCTAGATGTATTAAAAATTGACCGAAGTTTTATTCAGCATATTTGCTCGCTGGATGATAAGCAGGCAATTGTTGATGCTATTATTCAAATGGCACATCGTTTACAAATAAAAGTTGTAGCAGAGGGCGTTGAAAATGTTCAACAAGTAGAGCTGCTAAGATCGATGGGCTGTGATTTTATTCAAGGTTACTATTATAGCAAACCGCTACCGATGGACGAATTAATCGACTTCATTCATTTTTGGGAAGTTGAGCATCAAGGAAGGATTTAA
- a CDS encoding THUMP domain-containing class I SAM-dependent RNA methyltransferase translates to MTKFQLVATAAMGLEAIVADEVRELGYEARVDNGKVYFEGDELAIARTNLWLRVADRVKIVVAKFPAKTFDQLFEGVKAIQWEKYLPVDANFPVSGKSVKSKLYSVPDCQAITKKAIVERMKLAYKRLGFLDESGPLFKIEISILKDEATLTIDTSGAGLHKRGYRTSQGEAPLKETLAAALIKVSKWSPSRPFVDPFCGSGTIALEAAMIGQNIAPGYNREFVSEAWPWMKQAIWDQARDEADEKADYDQELTIIGTDIDHRMVSIAQENAIEAGFGDMITFKQMQAIDFTTKLTDGVIVTNPPYGERIGEREEIEKMLRQFGDVMKNYPTWSVYMLSSMEDLEVHYGKKATKKRKLFNGFIRTDYYQFWGQKSKREQ, encoded by the coding sequence ATGACAAAATTTCAATTAGTCGCGACTGCAGCAATGGGATTAGAGGCAATCGTTGCAGACGAAGTGCGTGAATTAGGCTACGAAGCACGTGTCGATAACGGCAAAGTTTATTTTGAAGGCGACGAGTTAGCAATTGCTCGTACGAATTTATGGTTACGTGTAGCAGACCGAGTGAAAATTGTAGTGGCAAAATTCCCAGCAAAAACATTCGATCAGTTATTCGAAGGTGTCAAAGCCATTCAGTGGGAAAAATATTTACCGGTGGATGCGAATTTCCCGGTATCAGGTAAATCGGTAAAATCGAAATTATACAGTGTGCCAGACTGCCAAGCTATCACTAAAAAAGCGATTGTTGAGCGCATGAAGCTGGCGTATAAACGTTTAGGCTTTTTAGATGAATCGGGTCCATTATTTAAAATTGAAATTTCAATTTTAAAGGACGAGGCAACATTAACAATTGATACATCTGGTGCTGGACTCCATAAGCGTGGCTACCGTACAAGCCAAGGTGAAGCGCCATTAAAAGAAACATTAGCAGCGGCACTTATAAAAGTATCAAAATGGTCACCAAGCCGTCCATTCGTTGACCCATTCTGTGGCTCTGGTACAATTGCACTTGAAGCAGCAATGATTGGTCAAAACATTGCACCAGGCTACAACCGTGAGTTCGTGTCAGAAGCTTGGCCATGGATGAAGCAAGCAATTTGGGATCAAGCGCGTGATGAAGCAGATGAAAAGGCAGATTATGATCAAGAACTAACAATTATTGGAACAGATATCGATCATCGTATGGTTTCTATTGCACAGGAAAACGCGATCGAGGCAGGCTTTGGTGATATGATTACATTTAAGCAAATGCAAGCAATCGATTTTACTACGAAATTAACAGACGGTGTTATTGTAACGAATCCACCATATGGGGAACGTATCGGTGAACGTGAAGAAATAGAAAAAATGCTACGCCAATTCGGCGATGTCATGAAAAACTATCCAACATGGTCAGTTTACATGCTGTCTTCAATGGAAGATTTAGAAGTACATTATGGCAAAAAGGCTACAAAAAAACGTAAGCTATTTAATGGTTTCATCCGCACAGATTACTATCAATTCTGGGGACAAAAATCAAAACGCGAGCAATAA
- a CDS encoding ATP-dependent DNA helicase, with amino-acid sequence MRKSLPFELSREKTFFDSLGDWLGDVLYDELPERGFECRDEQIFMAYQIEQALKEKNVLFAEAGVGTGKTIAYLLPAVSYARYTGKPALIACADETLIDQLVKEGGDIHKLRDVLGLDIDVRLAKSRDQYLCLKRFEEAEKTETEEWIDDIAFSIPDGVYAQGSMIAVQPYGDRSDYPGVSDEDWQKVNYNSIMQCAVCDLRNRCGQTLHRAHYRKSSDLIICSQDFLMEHLATKESREREGQLPLLPEVSMVVLDEGHLLEYAAQKALTYKVQAYTIVELLERLMVDGVRERTLYAMEHLQDHHELFFDQLRDDVVPSEEDRKRISKSERLIQLGQRVIADVEQLLEEFVFESELYMIPEYELNMAEEFLEHYAAAIRIFVAQGDAVDWLEDTDGEETLVIMPRLITDVLSETLFSKKMPIVFSSATLSVKKDFSYIATSLGIDKFQSFSVPSPFDYEEVMKIYLHELSQVEKVAQVEALLKDNKKTLILFKSKQAMNDFKSKLSLMTRLNVAFEGERELSAIVRDFQNGDIQTLCSYHLWEGLDLPEEALTRVVIFDLPFPPQDPLFDAKRSFVTNPFEEVELPFMLLRLQQGMGRLIRTSNDHGDIHILLNEQEAQSKDKFFDILAVEPQ; translated from the coding sequence TTGAGAAAATCATTACCGTTTGAATTATCACGGGAAAAAACGTTTTTCGATTCTCTTGGCGATTGGCTAGGAGACGTTCTGTATGATGAATTACCAGAGCGCGGCTTTGAGTGTCGTGATGAGCAAATTTTCATGGCTTACCAAATCGAGCAAGCATTAAAAGAAAAGAACGTATTATTCGCAGAAGCAGGTGTAGGTACAGGGAAAACAATTGCCTATTTATTACCGGCTGTATCATATGCGCGCTATACAGGAAAACCGGCGTTAATCGCATGTGCAGATGAAACATTAATCGACCAGCTTGTTAAAGAGGGTGGCGATATTCATAAATTACGTGATGTTCTAGGATTAGATATCGACGTACGTTTAGCAAAATCGCGTGACCAATATTTATGTTTAAAGCGCTTTGAAGAAGCTGAGAAGACAGAAACAGAAGAGTGGATTGATGATATCGCCTTTTCTATTCCTGATGGTGTGTACGCTCAAGGAAGTATGATTGCCGTGCAGCCATATGGCGATCGTTCAGATTACCCAGGCGTGAGCGATGAAGATTGGCAAAAAGTCAATTACAACTCAATTATGCAATGTGCAGTATGTGATTTACGTAACCGCTGTGGGCAAACTTTGCATCGCGCACACTACCGTAAATCATCAGACTTAATCATCTGTTCTCAAGACTTTTTAATGGAGCATTTAGCGACAAAGGAATCACGTGAACGTGAAGGCCAATTGCCATTACTTCCGGAAGTGTCAATGGTTGTACTTGATGAAGGTCACTTGTTAGAGTATGCGGCACAAAAAGCATTAACCTATAAAGTACAAGCATATACGATTGTTGAGCTACTTGAACGCTTAATGGTAGATGGTGTTCGTGAGCGTACGCTTTATGCGATGGAGCACTTACAAGATCACCATGAGCTATTTTTCGATCAATTACGTGATGATGTAGTGCCATCAGAGGAAGATCGCAAGCGCATTAGTAAATCAGAGCGCCTTATTCAATTAGGCCAACGTGTTATTGCGGATGTTGAGCAACTATTAGAGGAATTTGTATTTGAGTCTGAATTATATATGATTCCAGAATATGAATTAAATATGGCCGAGGAGTTTTTAGAACATTACGCAGCTGCGATTCGCATTTTTGTAGCGCAAGGCGATGCAGTTGATTGGTTAGAGGATACAGACGGTGAAGAAACATTAGTCATTATGCCTCGACTGATTACGGATGTTCTATCAGAAACATTATTCTCGAAAAAAATGCCGATTGTTTTCTCATCAGCGACATTATCGGTTAAAAAAGACTTCAGCTATATCGCAACAAGCCTAGGCATTGATAAATTCCAAAGCTTCAGCGTTCCGTCACCGTTTGACTATGAGGAAGTAATGAAAATTTACTTGCATGAACTATCACAAGTTGAAAAAGTAGCGCAAGTGGAAGCGTTATTGAAAGATAATAAAAAAACACTAATATTATTTAAATCCAAACAAGCGATGAATGATTTCAAATCAAAACTTAGTTTAATGACGCGCTTGAATGTTGCGTTTGAAGGGGAACGAGAACTTTCTGCGATTGTACGCGATTTCCAAAATGGCGACATTCAGACATTATGTTCCTATCATTTATGGGAAGGGCTAGATTTACCAGAGGAAGCATTAACACGTGTGGTCATTTTTGATTTACCATTCCCACCGCAAGACCCATTATTTGATGCGAAGCGTTCATTTGTGACGAATCCGTTCGAAGAAGTGGAGCTACCATTCATGCTATTACGTTTACAGCAAGGGATGGGCCGTTTAATTCGTACTTCGAATGACCATGGCGATATTCATATTCTATTAAATGAACAAGAAGCACAGTCAAAAGACAAATTTTTTGATATTTTAGCGGTAGAGCCGCAATAA
- a CDS encoding chemotaxis protein CheX: protein MNASKHIQTILNGTIHSLKTILPMNIDVKSPSIANEPYEQKEMGVLIGLVGDLKGRIIIDGSPEIFGAVGSGMFGMPLEGPMLESFTGELGNMIAGNLCTFTGQNDLELDITPPTVMVGHTKLFGFQQAFKLPATIEGIGDICILYTIDDEN, encoded by the coding sequence TTGAACGCTTCGAAACATATTCAAACGATTTTAAATGGGACCATACATTCATTAAAAACTATTTTACCTATGAATATAGACGTAAAATCACCCAGTATTGCTAATGAGCCATATGAGCAAAAGGAAATGGGTGTTTTAATCGGCTTAGTTGGCGATTTAAAGGGACGTATTATTATCGATGGATCACCTGAAATTTTCGGTGCAGTTGGTTCAGGCATGTTCGGTATGCCACTTGAGGGTCCAATGCTTGAATCATTTACGGGGGAACTTGGTAATATGATTGCAGGTAACTTATGTACATTTACCGGCCAGAATGATTTAGAGCTAGATATTACCCCTCCAACAGTGATGGTCGGCCACACGAAACTATTTGGCTTCCAACAAGCATTTAAGTTACCTGCTACAATCGAAGGCATTGGTGACATTTGCATTTTATACACAATTGATGATGAAAACTAA